One genomic region from Arthrobacter sp. YN encodes:
- a CDS encoding ABC transporter permease gives MTQQQTAGPPSAGHADLAEEFLDRQTPLSRIRNLLHRYPALSPAIVLLIAVVVFGLLNDRFLRVENLSLITQQVAVVGTLAIAQTLIILTAGIDLSVGAVMILSSMVIAQLAVSNGIPGPVALLAGLVVGLGSGALNGFLVTRFRLPPFIVTLGTLNIFIALTLLYSGGSTVRGSAMPDMLTWLGSTFPIGPVRISTGVVMMLLLYVAVAFILGRTAWGRHVYAVGDDKEAARLAGIPVNRVLMSVYLAAGAVLAVGAWIQIGRTNAASPNAGVDLNLDSITAVVIGGTSLFGGRGSIWGSLLGALIVGVFRNGLSLAGLDVLYQTLAVGILIIIAVSVDQWIRKVKS, from the coding sequence GTGACCCAGCAACAGACCGCCGGCCCCCCGAGCGCGGGGCATGCTGACCTGGCCGAGGAATTCCTTGACCGCCAGACGCCTCTCAGCAGAATCCGTAACCTCCTCCACCGATACCCAGCCCTCAGCCCGGCTATTGTGCTGCTGATCGCCGTGGTGGTCTTCGGGCTCCTCAATGATCGTTTCCTGCGCGTTGAGAACCTGTCCCTGATTACTCAACAGGTTGCCGTGGTGGGCACCCTGGCGATCGCCCAGACGCTGATCATCCTGACAGCCGGCATTGACCTCTCCGTGGGCGCGGTCATGATCCTGTCTTCAATGGTGATCGCCCAGCTCGCGGTCAGCAACGGCATTCCGGGGCCTGTTGCGCTGCTGGCCGGTCTCGTCGTCGGCCTTGGTTCCGGAGCATTAAACGGCTTCCTGGTCACAAGATTCCGGCTCCCGCCGTTCATCGTGACGCTGGGAACCTTGAACATCTTCATCGCTCTGACGCTGCTCTACTCCGGCGGAAGCACCGTGCGTGGCTCCGCCATGCCGGACATGCTCACCTGGCTGGGAAGCACCTTCCCGATCGGACCCGTCCGGATCTCCACTGGCGTGGTCATGATGCTCCTCCTCTACGTGGCCGTAGCGTTTATTCTGGGCAGGACCGCTTGGGGACGGCACGTCTACGCGGTGGGAGATGACAAGGAAGCAGCCCGCCTGGCCGGCATTCCCGTCAACCGCGTCCTGATGAGCGTCTACCTTGCCGCGGGCGCAGTCCTCGCCGTCGGCGCGTGGATCCAGATCGGCCGTACCAATGCCGCCAGCCCCAACGCCGGCGTCGACCTGAACCTGGACTCCATCACCGCCGTCGTGATTGGCGGCACCAGCCTTTTCGGCGGCCGTGGCTCGATCTGGGGTTCGCTGCTCGGAGCTCTGATCGTTGGCGTCTTCCGCAACGGCCTCTCCCTCGCTGGCCTGGACGTGCTCTACCAGACCCTCGCCGTAGGCATCCTGATCATCATTGCCGTATCCGTCGATCAATGGATCCGAAAGGTCAAGTCATGA
- a CDS encoding LacI family DNA-binding transcriptional regulator: MKNVADLAGVGIKTVSRVVNDEPGVSEATRQRVMRATEQLQYQLDITAGSLKRSGRKTQSIGLLLPSVSNPFSGEIHRAMEDALAVRGIAVFAASLDDDPDRERKLISAFLGRRVDGLVLTTIAKSQAYMIPEHSRDLPLVFVDREPVGIEADAVVTDNEIGAAKAAAHLIQHGHTRLAYLGDRTDIQTAGRRRTGFLNGVGQAGISTSGVAVRENLHDEETACRAAHELLTSENPPTAIFSSQNLVTFGAMRALKALGLHHKVALLGFDDFTLADMMDPGITVIAQHPERIGKLAAERILARIDGDESPAQTYVIPTELIQRGSGEIRPQDDTGR, encoded by the coding sequence ATGAAAAATGTTGCCGATCTCGCGGGCGTTGGGATCAAGACAGTCTCCCGCGTAGTGAACGATGAGCCAGGGGTCTCCGAGGCGACCCGTCAGCGGGTCATGCGGGCAACGGAACAGCTGCAGTACCAACTGGATATCACGGCTGGCAGCCTGAAGCGTTCCGGACGCAAGACCCAGTCCATCGGCCTGCTGCTTCCGAGCGTTTCCAACCCCTTCAGTGGCGAGATCCACAGGGCCATGGAAGACGCCTTGGCTGTGCGCGGCATTGCCGTCTTCGCTGCAAGCCTGGATGACGATCCCGACCGGGAGAGGAAACTCATTTCAGCTTTCCTGGGCCGTCGGGTCGACGGGCTGGTGCTGACGACCATCGCCAAGAGCCAGGCGTACATGATTCCGGAGCACTCCCGCGATCTGCCACTGGTATTCGTTGACCGTGAGCCCGTGGGTATTGAGGCCGACGCGGTGGTGACTGACAACGAAATTGGTGCGGCAAAGGCGGCGGCCCATCTCATCCAGCATGGGCATACCCGTCTGGCTTACCTTGGCGACCGGACTGACATTCAGACTGCCGGGAGACGCCGGACAGGGTTCCTGAATGGAGTGGGACAAGCGGGCATTTCCACGTCCGGCGTCGCCGTTCGTGAGAACCTGCATGACGAGGAAACCGCATGTCGGGCGGCTCACGAGCTGCTTACCTCAGAGAACCCGCCGACGGCGATTTTTTCCAGTCAGAACCTGGTGACGTTCGGAGCCATGCGGGCCCTGAAAGCCCTTGGACTGCATCACAAGGTTGCCCTCCTTGGATTTGATGATTTCACCCTGGCCGACATGATGGACCCCGGGATCACAGTGATCGCCCAGCATCCCGAACGCATCGGCAAGCTTGCGGCAGAGCGGATCCTTGCCAGGATCGATGGCGACGAGAGCCCCGCCCAGACGTATGTCATCCCCACTGAACTGATACAGCGGGGTTCCGGTGAAATCCGGCCTCAAGATGACACGGGCAGATAG
- a CDS encoding substrate-binding domain-containing protein: MLSSKVTRSARTRFLAAGAVLTLGALSLTACGGSSSPSSSGGSDEKIGVSLIVKTTSNPFFVSMQDGAKKAAEADGVDLKLAAGKADGDEDTQIQAIENAISKGDKGILITPNGPSVVDALKKAKDAGLFVIALDTPPDPADAADITFATDNFNAGELIGKWTAQQLAGKKAVIALIDLFDDKVVSVDYNRDQGFLTGLGIDTADKKKNGDEAKTGTYTGGKGGDYEIVGSQASQGAEDGGRTAMETLLAKNPNVNVVYTINEPAAAGAFEALKSAGKEKDVLIVSVDGGCSGVNNVKSGVIGATAQQYPVKMAELGVKAIVELAKTGKKPANSEGLDFFNTGVELVTDKPADGVKSITTTEASQICWGK, encoded by the coding sequence ATGTTGAGTTCCAAAGTAACTCGGTCCGCCCGGACCCGTTTTCTTGCCGCCGGCGCAGTCCTGACGCTCGGCGCGCTGAGCCTAACCGCCTGCGGAGGCAGCTCCTCCCCTTCATCCAGCGGGGGCTCCGATGAAAAGATCGGCGTTTCGCTGATCGTCAAGACCACCTCCAACCCGTTCTTCGTCTCCATGCAGGATGGCGCGAAGAAGGCCGCCGAGGCTGACGGCGTCGACCTTAAGCTTGCGGCCGGCAAGGCCGACGGCGACGAGGACACCCAGATCCAGGCCATTGAAAATGCAATCTCCAAGGGTGACAAGGGCATTCTGATTACCCCCAACGGTCCCTCAGTAGTGGATGCCCTGAAGAAGGCCAAGGACGCGGGTTTGTTCGTCATTGCACTGGACACCCCGCCGGACCCGGCCGACGCCGCTGACATCACGTTTGCCACGGACAACTTCAACGCAGGAGAGCTCATCGGCAAGTGGACCGCCCAGCAACTGGCGGGCAAGAAGGCCGTCATCGCCCTCATCGACCTCTTTGACGACAAGGTGGTCTCGGTGGACTACAACCGCGACCAGGGCTTCCTGACCGGCCTCGGCATCGACACCGCGGATAAGAAGAAGAACGGTGACGAAGCCAAGACGGGAACGTACACCGGCGGCAAGGGCGGCGACTACGAAATCGTCGGCAGCCAGGCTTCCCAGGGAGCCGAAGACGGTGGACGTACCGCGATGGAGACCCTGCTGGCCAAGAACCCCAATGTCAACGTTGTCTACACGATCAACGAGCCCGCTGCCGCAGGTGCTTTCGAGGCTCTGAAGTCCGCGGGCAAGGAAAAGGACGTCCTGATCGTCTCCGTTGACGGCGGCTGCTCAGGTGTGAACAACGTCAAGTCCGGCGTGATCGGCGCAACGGCGCAGCAGTACCCCGTCAAAATGGCCGAGCTGGGCGTAAAAGCCATCGTTGAGCTGGCAAAGACCGGCAAAAAGCCTGCCAACTCTGAGGGTCTTGACTTCTTCAACACCGGCGTCGAGCTCGTCACTGACAAGCCCGCCGACGGCGTGAAGAGCATCACCACCACCGAAGCATCCCAGATCTGCTGGGGCAAGTAA
- a CDS encoding carboxypeptidase regulatory-like domain-containing protein, whose translation MPLPRPAADHPLQRTRQGVWAILAAVALVAAGLFAGIAPASAATYTFKGVVKGKLTATATATALGDVWVGAYTNDDRADFVAGAWSAPDGSYSFTVPASGSYKIWTTCSSGPCSATYASEWNSNQSSSYGSTPVAVTDAAPTTTYNPQLEAFGSMSGRVTNKAGQPLTAVSVSASPNNGGQVSSTKPDANGYFTLTKIPPNQAYISVRDESGQRLYLEQYWTGTGTVDTYTVATVPAGVAWTNVNFVLKDETLMEATVVDPAGAPIADVGYIPWVYNDATAAWEGPQMGPLTSNVQGKIYWRMTVGKKYKLCVSDTVYEGTPRDKRYKAECYDNTATKDTATVLTATAAGQRVKLTMQLDVAGLSLTPDRPYVYGSAQAGQKLTVDPGVWGPSPVTLAYQWQRSKDNAALQDIPGATTTVYTPTAADAGYDIWAKVTGTKTGYAPHTTSVHGGKSGAEAVTSSKPFTLLGTPSAGNTLTVDHGTLTPAPDFGPYYDWFVNGVQDYRTNGPAFLLQTSDAGKKVTVRLSVHDWPLQPYYGQASVTVAAGTLTAPVPTVTGTAKVGSVLTAIPGAWGPAPVTLAYQWFRSGVAITGATAATYSLAAADLGKTMTVRVTGTKAGFTTAAKTSAATAAVAAGTLTAPVPTVSGTAKVGSVLTAAPGTWGPSPVTLTYQWFRSGVAITGATSATYSLAAADLGKTMTVQVTGTKAGFMTAAKTSAATAAVAVGTLTAPVPTVTGTAKVGSVLTAVPGAWGPAPVTLAYQWFRSGVAITGATSAAYTLAAADLGKTMTVQVTGTKAGFTTAAKTSAATAAVAVGTLTAPVPTVSGTVKVGSVLTAVPGAWGPAPVTLAYQWFRSGVAVTGATSATYSLAAADLGKTMTVRVTGSKTGFTTAAKTSVATAAVAAGTLTGPTPTVAGTATVGSTLTATPGVWGPAPVTLTYQWFRGSTAISGATAQTYKLVAADKGSAIKVRVTGTKTAYTALARYSAATALIG comes from the coding sequence ATGCCGTTGCCGCGACCTGCCGCCGACCATCCACTTCAGAGAACACGGCAGGGGGTGTGGGCCATCCTGGCGGCTGTCGCTTTGGTGGCCGCGGGTCTCTTCGCCGGGATCGCGCCCGCCTCTGCCGCGACCTACACCTTCAAGGGAGTGGTCAAGGGAAAGCTGACAGCCACCGCAACGGCCACTGCGCTGGGCGACGTGTGGGTGGGTGCGTATACCAATGACGACCGGGCCGACTTCGTTGCCGGTGCATGGTCCGCTCCCGATGGCTCCTACAGTTTCACCGTGCCAGCGTCCGGCAGTTACAAGATATGGACCACCTGCAGCAGCGGACCCTGCTCCGCCACGTACGCCTCCGAGTGGAACTCAAACCAGTCCAGCTCCTACGGTTCGACGCCGGTTGCCGTCACCGATGCTGCTCCCACCACCACGTACAACCCGCAGTTGGAAGCCTTTGGCAGCATGAGCGGCCGGGTCACCAACAAGGCCGGCCAGCCGCTGACAGCGGTGTCCGTTTCAGCCTCACCCAACAACGGCGGACAAGTGAGCAGCACCAAGCCCGATGCCAACGGCTACTTCACCCTCACCAAGATCCCGCCCAACCAGGCCTACATCAGTGTCCGGGACGAGTCGGGCCAGCGCCTCTACCTGGAGCAGTACTGGACCGGCACGGGCACCGTGGACACCTACACGGTGGCTACCGTCCCGGCCGGAGTCGCATGGACCAACGTGAACTTCGTCCTCAAGGATGAAACCCTCATGGAAGCCACCGTCGTCGATCCGGCGGGTGCGCCGATTGCCGACGTCGGGTATATCCCCTGGGTCTACAACGACGCAACGGCAGCCTGGGAGGGACCCCAGATGGGCCCGCTCACTTCGAATGTGCAAGGAAAGATCTACTGGCGAATGACAGTGGGCAAGAAATACAAGCTCTGCGTCTCGGACACTGTCTATGAAGGCACGCCACGCGACAAGCGGTACAAGGCCGAGTGCTACGACAACACGGCCACCAAGGACACGGCAACCGTTTTGACAGCAACTGCTGCCGGCCAGCGGGTAAAGCTGACCATGCAGCTGGACGTTGCAGGGCTGTCGCTGACACCTGACCGGCCGTACGTTTACGGTTCTGCCCAGGCAGGACAGAAACTGACCGTCGATCCCGGCGTTTGGGGACCGTCTCCGGTGACCCTCGCCTACCAGTGGCAGCGTTCCAAGGACAACGCGGCCCTCCAGGACATTCCCGGCGCCACCACCACTGTCTACACCCCCACCGCCGCTGATGCCGGGTACGACATCTGGGCAAAGGTCACCGGGACCAAGACCGGATATGCCCCGCACACCACCTCGGTTCACGGCGGCAAATCCGGTGCCGAGGCTGTCACGTCGTCCAAGCCCTTCACCCTGCTGGGCACGCCCAGCGCCGGGAACACCCTGACCGTTGACCACGGCACTTTGACCCCCGCCCCTGATTTTGGCCCCTATTACGACTGGTTCGTCAACGGTGTCCAGGACTACAGGACAAACGGGCCCGCGTTCCTTCTGCAAACCTCCGACGCCGGCAAAAAAGTCACCGTACGACTCAGCGTCCACGACTGGCCGCTCCAGCCCTACTACGGCCAGGCCTCTGTCACAGTTGCGGCGGGCACGTTGACCGCGCCGGTTCCCACGGTGACGGGAACGGCGAAAGTCGGCTCGGTCCTCACGGCGATTCCCGGTGCATGGGGCCCTGCCCCTGTGACGTTGGCTTACCAGTGGTTCCGGAGCGGCGTCGCGATCACAGGTGCCACGGCAGCTACCTACTCGCTGGCTGCCGCGGATCTAGGTAAGACCATGACCGTTCGGGTCACGGGCACCAAGGCGGGGTTTACGACGGCGGCGAAGACTTCCGCTGCAACTGCAGCCGTCGCGGCGGGCACGTTGACGGCACCGGTACCCACGGTATCGGGGACAGCCAAGGTTGGTTCGGTGTTGACGGCAGCTCCCGGGACGTGGGGACCTTCCCCCGTGACGTTGACCTACCAGTGGTTCCGGAGCGGCGTCGCGATCACCGGGGCTACGTCAGCTACCTACTCGCTGGCAGCCGCCGATCTGGGTAAGACCATGACCGTTCAGGTCACGGGCACCAAGGCCGGGTTCATGACGGCGGCGAAGACTTCCGCTGCAACTGCGGCCGTAGCGGTGGGAACGTTGACCGCGCCGGTGCCGACGGTGACCGGGACAGCGAAAGTTGGTTCTGTGCTCACGGCGGTTCCCGGGGCATGGGGACCAGCTCCCGTAACGCTGGCGTACCAGTGGTTCCGGAGTGGCGTCGCGATCACCGGGGCCACCTCAGCTGCCTACACGTTGGCAGCCGCCGACCTGGGTAAAACCATGACCGTTCAGGTCACAGGCACGAAGGCCGGATTTACGACGGCGGCGAAAACCTCCGCAGCCACTGCCGCCGTGGCGGTGGGCACGTTGACCGCGCCGGTGCCGACGGTGTCCGGGACGGTGAAGGTTGGTTCGGTCCTCACGGCTGTGCCAGGCGCGTGGGGTCCTGCCCCTGTGACGTTGGCATATCAGTGGTTCCGGAGTGGCGTTGCGGTGACGGGTGCTACTTCAGCTACCTACTCATTGGCTGCCGCTGATCTGGGCAAGACCATGACCGTTCGGGTCACGGGCTCAAAGACCGGATTCACGACGGCGGCCAAGACTTCCGTAGCGACTGCTGCCGTGGCGGCGGGCACGCTGACCGGGCCCACTCCCACTGTCGCGGGCACCGCAACGGTAGGCAGCACGCTCACCGCGACCCCCGGCGTGTGGGGGCCGGCTCCGGTGACGTTGACCTACCAGTGGTTCCGCGGAAGCACCGCCATTTCGGGCGCCACCGCCCAGACGTACAAACTGGTCGCCGCGGACAAGGGAAGTGCCATCAAAGTTCGCGTGACAGGCACCAAAACTGCGTACACCGCACTGGCCCGCTACTCAGCTGCCACTGCCCTGATCGGCTGA
- a CDS encoding putative quinol monooxygenase — protein MTKTLYAEFTVKEGSETRVAEMMATLAEHVRNEPGNVMFLPYTREANPREYFVFEVYRDEQAFQEHIVADYGREFNAELADHIEGDGSALTWLNPLA, from the coding sequence ATGACCAAGACACTGTACGCAGAGTTCACCGTCAAGGAAGGCAGTGAAACCCGCGTCGCGGAAATGATGGCAACGCTGGCGGAACACGTCCGGAACGAACCGGGAAACGTGATGTTCCTGCCGTACACACGGGAAGCCAACCCGCGGGAGTACTTCGTCTTCGAGGTATACCGGGACGAGCAGGCCTTCCAGGAGCATATCGTCGCCGACTACGGCCGGGAGTTCAATGCCGAACTTGCCGATCACATAGAGGGCGACGGTTCCGCCCTGACCTGGCTGAACCCACTGGCATAG
- a CDS encoding ATP-binding cassette domain-containing protein, protein MTTTDFEAPRTETREPILKARNLVKTFGRVVGLDGVSLDLYPGEVLAIIGDNGAGKSTLIKCLTGAEVPDTGELFVSGQQVHFKRPQDARVHGIETVYQNLAVSPALDVASNLFLGREERLPGPLGSLFRILDTKGMRRKAKEELTRLGISTLQDVTVPVENLSGGQRQAVAVARAAAFGSKVVVLDEPTAALGVRESNQVLQLVRDLRDRGLPVILISHNMPHVFDVADRIHIQRLGKCAATITPQSHTMTDAVAIMTGAAKA, encoded by the coding sequence ATGACCACCACAGATTTTGAAGCCCCCCGCACCGAAACCCGTGAGCCCATCCTCAAGGCCAGGAACCTCGTCAAGACCTTCGGCCGCGTCGTCGGTCTCGACGGCGTCAGCCTGGACCTCTACCCGGGCGAAGTTCTGGCCATCATCGGCGACAACGGCGCCGGCAAGTCCACGCTCATCAAATGCCTCACCGGCGCCGAAGTTCCCGACACCGGCGAACTCTTCGTTTCAGGACAGCAGGTTCACTTCAAACGGCCGCAGGACGCCCGCGTCCACGGCATCGAAACCGTTTACCAGAACCTTGCCGTTTCACCGGCCCTCGATGTCGCCTCGAACCTGTTCCTCGGCCGCGAAGAGCGGCTCCCCGGACCGTTGGGAAGCCTCTTCCGAATCCTCGACACCAAGGGCATGCGCAGGAAAGCCAAGGAAGAGCTGACCCGGCTGGGCATCTCCACTCTCCAGGACGTCACCGTTCCGGTCGAGAATCTCTCCGGTGGCCAGCGCCAAGCAGTCGCCGTGGCCCGTGCAGCGGCCTTCGGATCCAAAGTGGTGGTTCTCGACGAACCGACAGCTGCTTTGGGAGTACGCGAATCCAACCAGGTGCTCCAGCTGGTCCGGGACCTTCGCGACCGAGGGCTGCCGGTCATCCTGATCAGCCACAACATGCCTCACGTGTTCGACGTCGCAGACCGCATCCACATCCAGCGCCTCGGCAAATGCGCGGCAACCATCACCCCGCAATCCCACACGATGACCGACGCCGTCGCCATCATGACCGGTGCGGCCAAAGCCTAA
- a CDS encoding carbohydrate kinase family protein — translation MRNLHPNDFAHNQLDVLVIGEALVDIVNTREGTISYPGGSPANVAYGLGRLGVPTGLLTAIGEDEHGTAITTHLHSAGVRLLPGSTSLERTATATATLATDGSASYEFDIRWELAPVAPATIPKVLHTGSIATFLAPGAATVRTLLEQSHDSCLVTYDPNIRPALLGSHSEAKQIFEDLLPLTDVIKLSDEDAHWLYPASSLDDVASRLLNHGARLAVITRGSEGALLAAPGTRLNVPSAKTHVADTIGAGDSYMAALIFELLARGEKAFAAPALESIGQTAALAAAITVSRPGANPPTSDELQARLEGLKQQPLAAV, via the coding sequence ATGCGCAACCTTCACCCAAACGACTTCGCCCATAACCAACTGGACGTCCTCGTCATCGGCGAAGCCCTGGTCGATATTGTGAACACCCGGGAAGGAACCATCAGCTACCCTGGCGGTTCCCCCGCCAATGTCGCCTACGGCCTGGGCCGCCTCGGGGTACCGACCGGGCTCCTCACAGCGATCGGCGAGGACGAACACGGCACCGCCATCACCACCCACCTCCACAGCGCAGGTGTCCGGCTGCTTCCCGGATCAACATCCTTGGAGCGCACCGCCACGGCCACCGCAACGCTGGCAACGGACGGCTCGGCCAGCTACGAGTTCGACATCCGCTGGGAACTTGCACCCGTAGCACCGGCCACGATTCCGAAAGTCCTCCATACCGGATCCATCGCCACGTTCCTGGCCCCGGGAGCCGCCACCGTGCGTACCCTCCTGGAACAAAGCCACGACTCCTGCCTGGTCACCTACGACCCCAACATCCGCCCGGCCCTCCTTGGCAGCCATTCTGAAGCCAAGCAGATTTTCGAGGACCTGCTCCCCCTCACCGACGTCATCAAACTCAGTGACGAAGATGCGCACTGGTTGTACCCCGCATCCTCCCTGGACGACGTCGCCTCCCGGCTCCTGAATCATGGGGCCCGGCTGGCTGTCATCACCCGGGGCTCAGAAGGTGCACTCCTTGCTGCACCGGGGACACGCCTCAACGTCCCATCAGCGAAGACCCACGTTGCAGACACCATCGGCGCCGGCGACTCCTACATGGCCGCCCTCATCTTTGAACTGTTGGCCAGAGGCGAAAAGGCGTTTGCTGCACCAGCCCTCGAAAGCATCGGACAGACCGCAGCCTTGGCCGCAGCGATCACCGTCAGCCGGCCCGGCGCCAACCCCCCGACCTCCGACGAACTTCAAGCGCGGCTGGAAGGACTCAAACAGCAGCCGCTCGCCGCCGTATAG